TGGAGGCCCATGGCCACAAATTGCTTCCATGGCCACCCTACAGTCCAGACTTTAATCCAATGGGGCAAGCCTGTGCTGTTCTGAAAAAGTGCCGAGAGTTTGCTCAACCTCCACCATCAATTGAAGACTTATTGATGTGTGATTTTGGTTTCACCTGACTAGAACATACAGCTGTTTATCTTTAGTACGGTGTTCCCTCTTGTTTACCCATAATGAGTTAAGGTTCATACGGTTCGGG
The DNA window shown above is from Magnetococcus sp. PR-3 and carries:
- a CDS encoding transposase, producing MRNLVETWLEEMLLPLLNSPSVLVMDNAAFYRTRPIKELLEAHGHKLLPWPPYSPDFNPMGQACAVLKKCREFAQPPPSIEDLLMCDFGFT